The window CTTAATGGAAAAAATACTGTAATTGGTCTATAGCACTGAGTGAGTtacaatattttaattaatatcacaaaaacattcaaattcaataagaaaaataatattatttttgagcCAAATTTTTGGATAATGGCAGagattttgggttcaaatttgatCTATTACTGGATATTATTTGTAGTTATCACAACCAAACGACATCCTTAaaacaaattatttttttatttttataaaataaactaaATCCTCGTTTTTCGGGGGCAGTAAACGCAACACGGCGAACAAGCGACCCGAGAGAGGGAGAGCAATACCCGCCGGTGACAGATGGGAGACGCGGCGGGCAGCAGCAGCGGCCATGCGACCACGAGATGGTCTCTCGGAGGAATGACGGCCCTCGTCACGGGCGGAACCAGAGGAATCGGGTCCGTTTCCTTCTCCATCCCTTCTTCCCATCCTCCTCCTAAATCTTCCTTTTTCCTTCCCCCTTCTGAACCCTTGGTCTCCTCGCATTCCAATTCCCAAAGGCACGCGGTGGTGGAGGAATTGGCGGGGCTGGGCGCGTCGGTGCACACCTGCTCCCGCAAAGAGGCCGACCTCACCGAGTGCTTGAGGAAATGGGCGGCCAAAGGGTTTCGCGTCACCGGCTCCGTCTGCGACCTCTCCTCTAGGGAGCAAAGAGATCAGTTGATCCGGGAAGTTTCTGCGACCTTCAACGGGAAGCTCAACATACTTGTACGTCCCGGCTTTGTCTCGCTGTTGCACCTAAGGAATCTACAACTAAACCGTGTTACCTAATTTTCTACAGGTAAACAATGTTGGGACAAATATAAGGAAGCCGACTGTTGAATATAGCGCCGAAGAGTACTCATTCCTCATGGCCACAAATCTGGAATCTGCTTACCATTTGTGCCAACTTGCTCATCCTCTTCTTAAAGCATCGGGAATGGGAAGCATCGTGTTCATTTCTTCTGTTGCTGGGGTGGTAGCTCTAAGTAGTGGTTCCATTTATGCAGCAGCCAAAGGTATTGGTTAGTGATGGCTGGTATTCATATGCATTGATTCCTTTTAGTAGAAGCGCAGCAAATTGTCATGGTTTTCATATATAAAACACTCGTTAACAAAGTGCTCCTTTCAGCTGCAATGAACCAAATGACGAAGAACTTGGCATGTGAGTGGGCCAAAGACAATATTAGAACCAACAGTGTTGCACCATGGTACATCAAGACTAAACTAGTGGAGCATGTATGTTCCTCCTTGCCTATTCATTTGAAGTTATGATACTTATTAAGTCGTGCGCTTCTGaaaattttgcatttttattggatAATTAATATATGCATTGCATTGTGACAACACGCTTACACAGGGAATATTGACAATGTAtaatttactttaacttgagTGCTTTTGAGTGATTTCACATCGCCTAAAGTGCTTTAAACTCCTCTCATGGGAAAATATTCACTAAGATTTATATGGCTATTTGCAACTAGCTATTGGAGAGACATTTTGCAGTTTTTAGCTGGGAGCACTTTGTCAAAGCTTAATGACAGGAAAAAAATCAtgtaaccaactccaaatagttgCAGCATTAcagcctgttgttgttgtaagttGTAACTGGGAGCACTGCTTAACATGGAATTTGACTTGTAGGATAAGCCACATAGGTGAAATTTAAGAGTTTGCTAAGAGGATAGAAACGAGTGCTCCTATATTGTCAAAATTTAGAGTATAGTTTGTCGCATaggttcactagagagttatgagtttCTAAAATGTTGAGGAAAATTGTGTCCATTGGCCAAGGAAATGAATGAAACAAAATACAAAAGGAACTGTCATAGACTCCCAATAATATCAGAACAGAGAGAAGAAAATTAGAACAAAAGACACGAGTCAAGGTTTGAAAATTAGAACACAAGTAACAGGATCGACGATCCATTTCTTTGCAAAAGAATGATTTGAATCTGTCATAAATTCATAGATTGGTCATACAGTTACTTCAAAGGAATCACATTTTCTGTTGCTTACAACTAGATGAATGCTCATCTTTATGGTTATTTAAGGGTGTTGCTTCTGATACTTCCATCTAAATCATTTTTGGCCTTCCCTTATATAGATAGCTATTAACTTCTAGAACATCCTATTTACTCAACCCCTttgcttttctctctctttttttttcatttttaatttgaCTTCCTATGCTCGAGTAATATTTTTCCAAGAATGGGACACAAGCTAAACAGCAATGCTATCTTCTTTGGATATTTTTGAAGCATAACTTTGTCGGCATTTGTTTTGTGAATTAGTTAGGGAAATGTTCCTTTTTGGTATTTTACATTATAGTGTTCTAACTAAAATGAAGCAAACATAAATGCTTCTTTTTAACTTTTTTCAATAGATTAATGATTTCAAGCGTTGCTGTTAAATCATGGAGCGATCAAGCCATGTTGTGGCTACGCTAAGTGAAAGTAGATTTTGCCAGAAACTCAATTGCATCTTTGATGACAATTTGATTGGATAAGTTGGGTATATAAGTTGTTAGAAAGCAGGAGCTAAAATTTTGGTTGCAAATCCATgcattttttatttgaattgagttatcagAAAAGAACTTGCATGCATGTTGCATTTAATACAGAATATACTCATATACTTTAGTTACTAAAGTAATATGCTTGATTCTTGTGGTTACTCTTTCTAATGTTTTTCTTGGTCTGACAATGGAAACAAATTAATCCTGTAATAGATGGTTTTTTGGTACTCGTTTTAGAATTGGGTTTCAACTAATAGGTTATGCAAATCTGGTGATGGAACATTAAGGGAGAGGAACAATAAACGTTCCTCATCTGTATAGCAAAAATTGTTCAATTTCTGTTTTCTTTATTGTAATGTTTTATTGGTATTATTGGATTAGAAAATAAGTACTGTATcatatattcatgaatttatatcTTCGTGGCCAATGAAACTCTATCTCATGCAACTTGTTTAGGTTTTTTCAAATATTACCATTTGCAATTCTTTTGTCATACAGAGATGTAGTTATGACATGTAGTGAATGTACTTGGAGATCTAATGTGCCACTTACAGGACAAGAAATGGAGGCTTCAAGACTGCATTTATGCTGCTTGttccataacaattgttttgatgAATTCACTATTGCTGCTTAGTCGGGACATCACATTACTGTTGCTGTTGTATTACCTATTATGCTCGAATCAAGATATCTTTCTTCACCTCCCTCCTAGGCTTCAATAACATCTCCTTTCTCACAGCTACTCAATGACAAAGATTCTCTGCAAAGGATAATTGATCGAACGCCCCTCCGCCGAGTTGGAGAGCCCGAAGAAGTGTCGTCGCTGGTCGGATATCTGTGCCTACCTGCTGCTTCTTACATAACTGGGCAGATAATTTCAGTCGATGGCGGAATGACTGTAAATGGCTTTTATCCAAGTGGGTAAAAATCAAGGCAGTGTTGGGCTTTGTTTGCTTCTCAGCTTTTCTTTACTTAAATCTGCAAATGTCGAACTGCTTCGATCATTTGAAGCGAGTAGCTCTAGTATCAAGATGAATTCATGTCTAAGTGCAAGACATGGTGCCAGTTTCTAACCTGCAATCCTTTGTAATAACTCTAGCTGGTTAGACATCTCCAGCAGCACTTGATGGCGAAGTAAACTCGAGTTATCTTTGTTCTGCTTCTGTTTTTTCAGTATAATTGTTTACATGCAGCTCGTACTAGCGTGAGACAATGGAATGGCATTAGAAactgcataatgattaaattattAGATATCATGTAGTCACTACCAAATATTTTACAACATTATAGCTTGTTGTTGTCCTAACTTAAATACAGAGTTTAAATGGAATATGGATCATATAAACTTATTGGTGAACTTGGTCGAGGAGTCAGCACGACTCGATCTGATCCCGGATACATAAGGTTGCTCACGCGGAGAATTCCGGATACGCAAGGTTGCTCACGCGGAGACTTAGGAAGCAGAAGTGCATGTCGGGTTAGGTTGAGTTATGAGCCTTGTTGCTTGCTTCTTCATCGATAGCACCTGCACATAAGTTAAGGTTGAGAGGGGAGTTTTCCGACTGAACCCCTTTTAGGTGAAATATAAGTGAGTTTAATGTGTGAAAAGTCCCATTAGCGTCGGGCAGGTGGTGGGTTTTTATACCTGCAAACGGGGGTCTGTCGTATCCCGTATGTTTATGATCGTCGACCCTTTAAGTGGTCAGCTCATGCCTTTTGTGCGAATGTCAATTGATCTGTACGGATCGGCATCGAGCGATGTCGTCCCGAGCATTCCAAGGTGGCTCTGTACTCAACAGTGCCGTTCTGAGAGGATGGTTGCATCGTCTGAGTTCAAGGTGCTCCGATGTGGTCCGTCACATCGGTTTTGAAGTTCTACGTTGCTGTCATGACGGTGGAATGCTGCCAAAGGGTGTGTTGCCAAATTGTGCCCTATCAAGACTTAATAAGATTGTAAAATTGGATTCATATTAACAATCCAAATATATGACTTCAGTATTTCTTTACGACAACGACGATTACAATTGGTCAtggaaatatacgctattggtagAGTAAGAAGGTGGATTATATATATTGATCTTATATTGGATTGGCAAACACATTTCAATCAAACGCAAACATTTAAACCTTTCCGCCATAAACGTGCGCTGAATGGAttttgtgtttttgttttttttaatcgAGTCGAAGAATGGTAAATATTTTGGACGGCTCTTAATGGACTTGATCGATGGTTGGGATGAGTCAGGGCTCCTCACATTTATGCTGCCCAATCTCGCTCTTGTTATCGTGTGGAAAGCTAGAAAGGTACGAACAATCGTCGAGCTCGGCCTTGGCCTTGGCCTTTAGATCTGGTAAGGAAGACTTCCGATTCCCCGTTTACAGGTCGCTTTATCTTCTTTCGATCCTCCCTAGGGTCTTGGTCGTCACTGCTCTTGGATCTGGTTTCTTTTGCTCGACGATCTCGCCCTGCGTTCCACACTTCACATTGTCGATTTCGATTGCTCGCTTGGCACATTGGATCCGCAGCGGATTTGGCTTCTTGCGATCGCGTTTAGGTTCTTGTCACCTCTGTGCAAGTCCATAGATCCTTCCCCTTACTTCTGGGGATGGAATTGCTCTGCTTTGTgttattctttatttatttagGGAATTTGCGCCTATAAATTTGGGCTTGTTCGATCTAAAAGTGCGTGTGCTCCGCTCATGTTCTGCGAACTGTATGAGGTTGATCTGACGATTTCTTTTCCCATCATAGTTTTTGATCAGGCTTGCGGGATTGGAAGAACTGAAGTATGGCGTCGAGGCGAGCGATTAATCCATCTCGACGCGTGGCTGATAGCGGAAGCATTCCGCTCGTCAGCTCACTACATCAAAAGTCAAGGAATTCGCCCCTAGTATCTGTTGCATTGGTTATTCTGGTACGTCTTTTCTCATTTCAGCGTGTAATTGCTTTCTTAAGGAATATAGGTGCGCCATCCGCGGATGGGTGATGGAGAATTTAGAATCTGATGGGTTCCCTTTCTGAAATTTTAGGGTGCTTTACTTCTCATTGGTTACTCATTTAGAGGCTCAGGTACGTGTGACTCTCCTATCAAAAATTTGAGGGAGAATCAAGCATTTGATCCATTGTTAAGGAGAACCAATTGTCTATAGATATTGAATCTTTGGAGTCCTCTTATTTACTTTCATTTGttggctaaactatcatgattgaACGAACTACTTTTCCTCCTTTGATGAACAGGTGGATTTGCTGGTAACAAGGAAGCTATAAATATTGGTCAAGgtacataatcttttttttttgtcatctctGTAGTCTTTCTTGAATTAAGGTAAATTTCTTGTCTGATTACATGGTTTTCTATGCATATTCCTCTCAAGCTGGCCTAAGTTCacttttcatttaaaatttatatatgattTGTTGATTTTGAGAAAAACTCCACGGGTTGTAAATATGGTACTTAGTTCCttcttttttttagttttaaCATGTGTTTTACTTTTATGTCAAACTTTTTGAACCACATACTCTCTACTAAACTTCACAAGGTCAATCTCAGGGACATGCAAGAAGATTGTAAGTCGCAAATTAATATGCTTAGTTACATGAAGTTAAAACATTTGTCCCACAATTAAGTATTTGAGTGTGTTGTATATCACTGAACTATGGGTTTATCTCTCAAGCTTTGTTTGATAGATTTAGGATCAGCTATATTGCACGACAAAAAACTGAGAAGATTAGATCATTGAAGTCTAATCAAACATTAGTGTCAACAACACTCTAAAATTAGATTAAAATTTATCGTTAAAGCAAGTATAAAACAGCAGGCTTTGTTTCAAAATCTAAAATGCTAGCTCAAGCAAACAAGGGAATTCACCTGGAACTGTAGAGGATTTAGAAAAATGGCTATTTCACATTTTCTTTTATGGGATAGATGTTCATATCAAAACATAAATAAGCCAATGGAGCCTATAAACATGAACTGTAAGTTATCATGCATAACCGCACTGTTTGGTGAAAAAAATCCTGGTGAACTAAGATTTCTTCCTCCAATTTCCATATTTCATGGTCATTGTGTGGAAGTGGAACAATCATTAGTTAACTACCATGGTACTAATTACCAATGATATTTGTGATAGAATTTGTTGCATGTTGGTGTTTGATGCTATAGCTAATTTTACTTTGCCAAAGTATATGCACATCCATATTGTTTGCTCTTTCTCTTAAAGATCGACTTGTTTTTCTCACATCAACAGGTGTTTCCTGCACATCAGATGTTCTACAAGCTATACCTATTCTAAAGAAAGCTTATGGAGATAGCATGCGAAAGGTTTTGCATGTAGGTCCTGACTCTTGTGCGGTGGTTTCTAAACTGTTGAAAGAAGAAGATACTGAAGCATGGGGTGTGGAACCATATGATTTGGAAGATGCTGATAGCAGCTGCAAAAGCCTTGTGCGCAAAACCTTTGTGCGTGTAGCTGATATCAAGTTCCCACTACCATACAGGCCAAAATCATTCTCCCTTGTCATTGTCTCAGATTCGTTAGATTATTTATCTCCAAAGTACCTTAACAAGACCCTTCCAGACCTCGCAAGGGTTTCAGCAGATGGTCTTGTTATATTCACTGGTAATTCTTCATACCAAAGTAAAACCTTTGCATGGTGTAGCATAGTTTTTGAAGTTATTTTGCTGTAGAAAGCACATAATAATGAATCTTACTGGTTTTTCTTGCACAGAACTGAGATTTTTGGTTATAATAAGATTTTGTTTTACGGACTTTGTCATTTACTCAGTAAGGGTTAAGTCAGATCTGTAGTTACAGGGACATATGAATGTAAAGGTCCAAACTTTTAACTTTATTTTATTAGAATTCATAACTTTTTAGCTCATCCTTCGTTTACTTCTTATTTAAGTAagcttaataaaattttatggatCACTATCTTAATAAAATTGTTTGATCGCCATTGTTTCTTGCTATTTAGAAATCTATAGTCTAAAATGACACTGGTGATTGAATTTTTGCCTTTAATAAGGTTCTATCCAATGGGAATTCAGATAAAGATATAATAGATGATTCAGAATATGTATTTGCTCATGTATGGTTTATCATTGGCATGAGCCCTAGTGTGTTCAGTTCTCTTCTGCTTATGATTTATTTTGTGCAGCATTAATTTAACTAATTATATTGAGAATAATGAGCTCTTCTTCAGTTCTTCCACATGTCATAGAAGATTTTCTACATGACCAATGGCTTAAAGGACCAAGAAAAAGGAACACACCTTTTTTGCATTTAACTTGAGCCATGGATCTAGCTGAAAATTGTTGTTAATGTTCCCAATATTTATATTCTTGTTCTTATTCATGCGGTAATGTGAAGTTTTGTATGGCAGTACTCATTTAAATATACTGTTAAGACACTTTTAAGGTGACTTGCACATACTTATTAGTAATCATTAGATAGGGAATATTTATATGAACTTATGCCATAAAATAAGAAAAGATTGGACAGCAAGCATACTTTGAAGATACTGGTGCTCATTCTTTTTTAATTTAGTAATTATATGTTTCATTTTGAGTTTGATAGCAAATCTTGTTTCTGTGTTTTCAAGTGGAAAAGCTTGCTTATTCaagtttatgaatttttttttactacaagtttataaattttgtctAGTATATTTTAGCCATATAATGTCAGAATTCTATATAAATTCTTATAGATTCTTATGGCTTAGGTAAATGTTAAACTATTTACAAAGCTGTGTGATCTCTGAAAGATCCTTTAGTATTTAAGTATcttcatatttctcatttcaTCATATAAATTTTGTAGGTTATCCAGGTCAGCAGAGGGCCAAGGTTTCTGAGCTAGCAAAATTTGGAAGGCCGGTATGATCTGCAGTTAATATATATATGTTGCCATTATCATTTTGTAGGAATCTACAATTCACATGATGTGGTTTTCTTGGACTTACTGATGGTTGTTTATGCTTTCTATACTTTATGCATGTACTAACttcacattttatttgtttttcttttcattttaccTTTTTTTTACCATCAACCATTTTCCCTTTGAAATGCATCATTAATTGGAGGTGGTGAAGAGTAAAGTTTTAAAAGGAATGACACTTGCTGGCCCTTGTTTGGTCATAGTTgtttaaatatatatacaaatgattTTCTCTATATCATGTCTTGACCCACTATTGGTTTTGTTTGAAGGCCAATTGTTCTACCATACAACTTACAGAGAAAGGATAGATTCTAATTTTGTATAATCTCTTATTGTTTAGTATGTGCGTCTAAGTCTCAGGAGAGTCAACGATGACCAATAATACCAAGCCATAGTATTAAATTCTGTAGATTCTCTGGCTATTGCAATTGGGTTTTGTTGAGTAGCCACCATAGATTATATTTAAAGAGAAACTCCAATTGGTTTTCTCAAATCAAACACTTTCTCAGCATCACAGAGACTATTCCTTTTGCTCCTTAACATGATGATATAGGATTGGATTGGGAAATACCCATCTCTACTAGTTTTTAGGATGAGACCTTGGAGGCAACAATGAAGAACACTAGAGAACCAACATAGTTGTAACTGCATGTGAAGTATTCTACTGCACAACCTCGAGAAAGAGAAGATTTTATGCATATTTTGGTCATAGAGCTTTCCTCGGCCTTTCCAAGAGAGAGCGAGCTAGTCATTGCAAAATAGCATATTTGTGGAAGAAGCTACAACTCATGTTTCCATCATTGAAGAAGCAGATGCGTAGGGGATATGTGCAAAGCTTGAGTGAAAAATTGAAAGATACACATGGTGGGAGATTGATCTCATTTTTGGGAAAGAAAGGTTGGCGGTCGACTGCTCCATTTTCCTCATGTGTCAATACCACTTAAGCAGATTCTAGAAAACCCCTGATTTGCCTGCATTTCCACTAGCATTTCACCTTTGTATctgtaaaaatattttatcaaactcAGGCTCACTCTTTGATCAACCTTAAATTTATTTCCCCTGCAAATATTTACACTGATTGTCCATTAGCATACCGTTACATTTATGACACCTAGAAAAATCATATTAGTTTACATCAAGTTCCTGACAAATATCTGATTGTTTCTCTCGGTAGCACCCATCACATTTTCATGTCTTCCAATCATAGGTGTTTATGGTCCAAAGCAACTGTCAGGTGATGGTTCAACATTTCTGCTTCTGTCACATAATATATATGTTTGTAGTCATTCTAACATTAGATCAATTTGTTCAAGTGGCTAAATTTGGTCGTTGTTCCATTGCAGTTTAAGATTATTACAATTCTGACATTTCACTTCATGGGCAGGCCAAATTAAGAAGTTCATCTTGGTGGGTAAGATATTTCGTTCAGACTGGCTTGGAAGAGAACGAAGCTGTTATGAAGAAGTTTGAGGAAGCTTCAAGCAAGAGTTCTTATAAACCAAGCTGCCAAATTTTTCACGTCAGCTCATAGAAAGCATCAAATTTTGGGAGGCCTCCTTTACTAGAACCGAATACTACGGTGTAGATCTCATTTGTGACAGACTGTTGCTGGCTATTAAATTTGGTTATGTTAATTGACACTACTTCCTCAAATTGTAGATCTTCTATTTTTGTTATAATTAAAATGATGGAATGCTATAATTGACTTATTCCTGATGTGTACAATTTACATGAAATCTCTTATGTTAAGTGTCATTGTGTCGGTTGACGATGCACAAAACATGCTACAAGAAAGGTTTTGTTTCAGTCCTACTCTTCTTTGTGTAGTAGATTTATTTCAGTCCTACTCCTGCGACGTGCCGCCCGTCTACCACCGCGATGTCAAGTCCAGCAACATCCTGCTCGACGAGAAGCTCAACGCCAAGGTCTCCGACTTCGGTCTCTCCTGTCTCGCCGAGCCGGGACTCGGCCACGTCCCAACCTGCGCCCAGGGCAGCTACCTCGACCCGGAGTACTACCGCAACTACCAGCTGACGGACAAGAGCGACGTCTACAGCTACGGGGTGGCGCTGCTCACCTCCCAGAAGGCCATCGACTTCAACCGGGGCCCCGACGACATGAACCTGTCGGTCCACGTGCAGCGCAGGACGGGGCGCTCAAGGAGGCAGCGAGCCAGGTGGAGCTGGACACCATGAAGGCTGCGGGATATCTGGCGATCGAATGCCTCGAGGAGAGGAGGCAGAACCGGCGGTCCATGAAGGAGGTGGCGGAGGAGACCGAGTACGTAACTGGCATTCTTGAGGCGGCCGGCGTGGAGCGGCAGAACAGAGCCAGTTGATCTCTGATGCATCAGATTTGACGTGCAGCTCGAACAGGTTATTAAGATCAAAGAATCGGTCAGTACTTTGTCCTTTACCGAATGTGTTACATCTACATACAGTTTGCCATCGATTCAGTCGTTTTCTCGTGTTGATTGCATCTCCTTTTCCTTTGGATGGAATACCATTTACGATTCGCAATAGCCTATGAAGCATTGCAAGGAAAGAAACTACCATTACAGACAGGCTCTTTAAGATACATGCTCAAACATTACAAGAGAAGCTCGCCACTCCATTGGCACCTAATATTCGAGCTTCTAAGACAGTGACATACATGATTAGAACCAAATTACAAGCTCCGGTGCATACAGTGGTGCTAGCGTCTGCGTTAACTGGTGGTCGACAAACCTGAGGTACTAGGTGGCGGCTATCCATGTTTGGGTGATCGGTGCATCTGCATTGCCGGAACCGGTTGATGATCAGGGGGTCTAGGCGCGCGTCTGTGGTGCTGGCGGTGGGCAACCATGATGAGGAGGTCGTCTGTTGCGGCAATGCGGGTGGTGCCAGTGATGATGTGGTTCTTCTTCATGAGTTGGTTTCGCGTGAGAGGGTGGTGGTGGTTGGCCGTATTGTGGTGGCTGTGGTTTGTGATGAGTGGGCGGCGCATATCCACGACGAGGCGGAGGAGGCAGCTGCCCGTATGGTCGAGGAGGGTATTTATAACGAGGCGGCACTTTCTTCGGTGAGACTTGTGGTTCTCGATAAGGTGGTGGTCGTCTTTCATGGGGCAGTGGCCGGTGGCTCCACTGCTGCGGCAGAGGTAATTGTGGTGTGGCGTCGTGGGGTTCCTCTGCACTGTTGCTGCCATGGGACAGGGTGGTTTCCCATAGAACTCCTACCAGTGCTGCTAATAAGCAGAAGCATAAAGCTTCTCTTATATCGACCTTCCTCCTCATCTTGCCTGTCCTCCCCCCTCTCAACGTGATGGTGTCGTTACAGCAGCTCGTGCTACTAAAACCTCCGCTACAGTTGCACTCCGAGGAAGACAGCTGACGCATAAAATGAAGTAAGCCACGCCTTCGTCTCTATCCTATGGACTTGTCGGTGCAGACGGATAGCTGTAACGCATGCAAAGAGCAGAGAGAGGTGGCACGTCCGACGGTGGCCACGAATGGGATGCAGCTCTCTCCACACACAACACATGCCCAATCTCTCTGCTCCAGTATTGCGTGTGGCATGCTCGATTGCTGACATGGTGTGGGTGGCTCACATCGATCAGAGAGACTGTTAACACCCTAATCGAGTCTTCTCACATCGAAAGTAAACTAAAATCAAATACTCCTAGGACTGTTTTCACTCCCAATTCCAGCTATTGTAGTTTACTATGAGAGTTCATTGAACAGAGTCGACATCTTATTGCATTTCATATGATTCATCAACAAGCACTCACGAGCTACAAATCACACCAGCTTGCAGTTCGAACTCCACTCCTTGGGATCGCcaagttctctctctctccacctctcCCCTCCTCACGGCAGTGTGTAATCTGCAGCAAATTCCCATACCAAATAGTTAGCAGAGGTACACCAGTAGAACAGACCGAAGAAGGATacactctctctctatctctccacCGACTGACCTCCACATTTGTAGCCCACCGGCCTGTCCGCGAGGTTGCAGCGCTTGGGGATGGTAACGGCGATCTCGGGCTTGACGCCGGCATTCTTCGATGTGGTCGACAGCATGATAGCGCAGAGGCAGATGGGGTTACGGCCGAATCTCTGCACCGCCGCGCAGCACCTCCCCGGCACCACCACCTTGGCGTCCCTTGTCGCCGCCCCGCACGGAGTCACCACCTGGAACGCCACCCTATCCACGGGCACCCGGCCGCACTCCCCCGCGCCGTCGGCCCTCTCCATCCCCGCGATGCCCGCCACCGCCAGCAACGCGAGGAGGCAGAGACGCTTCATCGCGGTGTCCATCTCTTCCACGCACCACGGCCAGCCGGTGCAGGGCTTTATATGGAAAGCGAAGCTCCCAGTGGAGAGCTGCCCGATGCACCGAGCGCAAGTGGAGGCCGCCATTACAGTGTTGACCGTACAAGAAATGACCTGGAAACTTAGCGGACGCTTCACGCTTGGAACGTCCAGTCCCATCCTTAGACTTCAGACTCATCGAGGCTACAGAGGTCAGTCAACCTTCCCTATATCATATTCCAAACTGGGAACGGTAAAGCATCACTTTCTTCTCCGTTTCATGGAACCTCGCGTTTCGTGATCGGAGAGGTTTGTATGATTCCGTTCCTTTGCCTACGTAGGATTTGTGCTATCATCAACCCATTGCTATCGATCAGCTGTGCATATTAAAGGTTTGAAGAGAGAACTACAAAGGGATGAAAACACTTTTGAGTAATTGAGAAcgttgaattttatgaatttttaatttattaatgtatataattttctataaaaaatttcagctatatgaataatattttatttataccttaaaatatttttttatattaaatcatTATAAAAA of the Musa acuminata AAA Group cultivar baxijiao chromosome BXJ2-10, Cavendish_Baxijiao_AAA, whole genome shotgun sequence genome contains:
- the LOC135624809 gene encoding uncharacterized protein LOC135624809 → MAASTCARCIGQLSTGSFAFHIKPCTGWPWCVEEMDTAMKRLCLLALLAVAGIAGMERADGAGECGRVPVDRVAFQVVTPCGAATRDAKVVVPGRCCAAVQRFGRNPICLCAIMLSTTSKNAGVKPEIAVTIPKRCNLADRPVGYKCGDYTLP
- the LOC135624807 gene encoding probable pectin methylesterase CGR2 codes for the protein MASRRAINPSRRVADSGSIPLVSSLHQKSRNSPLVSVALVILGALLLIGYSFRGSGGFAGNKEAINIGQGVSCTSDVLQAIPILKKAYGDSMRKVLHVGPDSCAVVSKLLKEEDTEAWGVEPYDLEDADSSCKSLVRKTFVRVADIKFPLPYRPKSFSLVIVSDSLDYLSPKYLNKTLPDLARVSADGLVIFTGYPGQQRAKVSELAKFGRPAKLRSSSWWVRYFVQTGLEENEAVMKKFEEASSKSSYKPSCQIFHVSS
- the LOC135624806 gene encoding tropinone reductase homolog At5g06060-like — protein: MGDAAGSSSGHATTRWSLGGMTALVTGGTRGIGHAVVEELAGLGASVHTCSRKEADLTECLRKWAAKGFRVTGSVCDLSSREQRDQLIREVSATFNGKLNILVNNVGTNIRKPTVEYSAEEYSFLMATNLESAYHLCQLAHPLLKASGMGSIVFISSVAGVVALSSGSIYAAAKAAMNQMTKNLACEWAKDNIRTNSVAPWYIKTKLVEHLLNDKDSLQRIIDRTPLRRVGEPEEVSSLVGYLCLPAASYITGQIISVDGGMTVNGFYPSG